The proteins below are encoded in one region of Acidithiobacillus ferrooxidans ATCC 23270:
- a CDS encoding LysR family transcriptional regulator, with protein MTMDAEQLLTLLAVAEAGSVSEAALRLGRGQPAISERLHKLTREIGEPLYVREGGGIHLTPVGQALIPDIRQLRAKLQDIENLLMRQKSLQAGELRIASTSLIANYLLPPYLQSFQSQNPGVNLYIKSGVTYWGDINLSELDVFFFEGEMDIPHLPDSYEIQPWLTGEIVAVMPKTHPLASVSVLSLEDIQPFPVVWREPSSGVRRRLEKAFRQKNIVPAHFIEVSDVESVGAMVKAGLGIGFMTHTVFEQRPDWDLLYKPLSSSQLIWRSFMAIPNPARRSRALSVFLDLMGSIPFR; from the coding sequence ATGACAATGGATGCCGAGCAGTTGCTGACCCTCCTCGCGGTTGCAGAAGCCGGCAGTGTCAGCGAAGCCGCGCTACGCCTGGGGCGGGGACAACCCGCCATCTCGGAACGCCTGCATAAACTGACGCGGGAAATTGGCGAGCCTTTATATGTCCGTGAGGGCGGTGGCATTCATCTGACACCCGTTGGCCAAGCATTAATTCCTGATATCCGGCAGTTGCGCGCCAAGTTACAAGACATCGAGAATCTGCTCATGCGCCAAAAATCCCTGCAAGCGGGAGAACTTCGCATCGCTTCTACCAGTCTGATTGCCAATTATTTACTACCGCCATATTTGCAAAGTTTTCAAAGCCAGAATCCAGGGGTCAATCTCTACATAAAAAGCGGTGTGACCTATTGGGGAGACATCAATCTTTCCGAACTGGACGTCTTCTTTTTTGAAGGAGAGATGGATATACCGCATCTACCCGATAGTTATGAAATACAACCGTGGTTGACCGGTGAAATCGTCGCGGTCATGCCCAAAACCCATCCCCTGGCATCAGTGTCGGTGCTGAGCCTGGAAGACATACAGCCTTTTCCTGTGGTATGGCGAGAACCTTCTTCCGGAGTTCGAAGGAGACTGGAGAAGGCGTTCAGACAAAAAAACATTGTACCCGCGCACTTCATTGAGGTGTCCGATGTGGAATCCGTGGGAGCCATGGTAAAGGCTGGCTTGGGAATAGGCTTTATGACCCATACGGTTTTTGAACAGAGACCGGATTGGGATCTGCTCTATAAGCCCCTCTCATCCTCTCAACTGATTTGGAGGAGTTTTATGGCCATTCCCAACCCGGCAAGGCGTTCCCGCGCCTTGTCGGTTTTTTTGGACCTTATGGGTTCTATACCGTTCCGATAA
- a CDS encoding GIY-YIG nuclease family protein produces the protein MASGRPKIGETVNLDQRMRNLSQGTGDPEKFSVVYSKRFTEVVLAESHRQLRSFGHAARCDERWPDPLTPKIAP, from the coding sequence GTGGCCTCTGGCAGGCCAAAAATCGGGGAAACGGTCAACCTTGACCAGCGCATGCGGAACTTATCTCAAGGTACGGGAGATCCGGAGAAGTTCAGCGTGGTGTACTCCAAACGCTTCACCGAAGTCGTCTTGGCCGAGAGTCACCGTCAATTGCGGAGCTTTGGACATGCTGCACGATGTGATGAACGGTGGCCGGACCCACTGACTCCCAAAATTGCACCGTAA
- a CDS encoding chloride channel protein — protein sequence MKPSAWFHRSFEPHHEGPGLILLGAGVGLLAGLGAVLFHYLIAGIHNAAILGTYGIVQNAREHTPVSPWGAWIILVPVIGALLVTVLVRNFAPEAQGAGVSQVLRAVHADRGQMRPVIAIMRPVATAITIGTGGSAGREGPAMQFGAAIGALVGYLFRVPDHRRIHLLGCGVGAGIAAVFNAPLGGWFLAMEVIVPDWRPWTVLSTLVATASASWVTQEVFGSGHLFAHAYISHWNGSLMLPTFAVVGSLMALMSLGFIRLMDRVDAYSRKRLQNPYARHMSGMLLVGILLYVTCRLTGHYYLIGGSYAGISDILLHQMHWPLLLLLLLALKAIATSLTIGTGGSGGIFSPSLFMGAALGSCLGMLLEPIIGVPHLAALFALCGMAGMVAATTGALLSAPVMVVELTGNYHVLLPAMVTALTAFAVRRVFLQDSIYTLPLHREGLPVPENHYIVEEKMDDK from the coding sequence TTGAAACCTTCCGCATGGTTTCATCGCAGTTTTGAGCCGCATCACGAAGGTCCTGGTTTGATTTTGCTGGGTGCCGGAGTGGGTTTATTGGCTGGGCTGGGTGCCGTACTTTTCCATTATCTCATTGCCGGCATTCATAATGCAGCGATTTTAGGCACTTATGGTATTGTGCAAAACGCACGGGAACATACTCCCGTCTCCCCGTGGGGCGCTTGGATTATTCTTGTGCCAGTGATCGGTGCCCTGCTGGTAACGGTGCTGGTGCGCAACTTCGCACCGGAAGCACAGGGTGCCGGTGTCAGCCAAGTACTACGTGCGGTGCATGCCGATCGGGGCCAGATGCGGCCGGTGATTGCGATCATGCGACCGGTAGCGACAGCCATCACCATTGGCACGGGCGGTTCTGCTGGCCGCGAGGGCCCGGCCATGCAGTTCGGTGCCGCTATCGGTGCCCTGGTAGGGTACCTTTTTCGGGTGCCGGATCACCGGCGCATCCATTTGTTGGGTTGTGGTGTCGGTGCCGGTATCGCCGCCGTCTTCAATGCCCCTCTGGGGGGATGGTTTCTGGCCATGGAAGTGATCGTGCCCGACTGGCGGCCCTGGACCGTCCTATCCACACTCGTGGCAACAGCCTCTGCCAGTTGGGTGACGCAGGAGGTGTTCGGGAGCGGCCATCTCTTTGCCCACGCCTATATCAGCCATTGGAATGGCAGCCTCATGTTGCCGACTTTTGCCGTAGTGGGCAGTCTCATGGCACTGATGAGTCTTGGTTTTATTCGGCTCATGGATCGTGTCGATGCCTACAGTCGGAAACGGCTACAAAATCCTTATGCGCGCCATATGTCCGGTATGTTGCTGGTGGGTATCCTGCTCTATGTCACCTGTCGGTTGACGGGCCATTACTACTTGATCGGCGGCAGCTATGCTGGGATATCCGACATATTGCTCCACCAGATGCACTGGCCGCTGCTCTTGCTGCTTTTGCTGGCCCTCAAGGCCATAGCGACCAGCCTGACGATCGGTACCGGTGGTTCCGGGGGAATTTTCTCGCCTTCCCTGTTTATGGGGGCCGCACTCGGCAGTTGTTTGGGAATGCTCCTGGAACCCATTATCGGTGTTCCGCATCTGGCGGCCTTGTTCGCCTTGTGTGGAATGGCCGGCATGGTGGCGGCCACCACCGGGGCTTTGCTCAGTGCGCCCGTGATGGTGGTGGAGTTAACTGGAAACTACCATGTTCTGCTGCCGGCCATGGTGACGGCCCTGACTGCTTTTGCGGTGCGCCGTGTGTTTTTGCAGGACAGCATTTATACCCTGCCACTGCATCGCGAGGGGCTTCCCGTTCCTGAAAACCATTATATTGTCGAAGAGAAAATGGATGACAAATGA
- a CDS encoding type I restriction-modification system subunit M: protein MANNNGKDKSLESWIWDAACSIRGAKDAPKYKDYILPLIFTKRLCDVFDDELNRIAAEVGSRKKAFQLAKADHKLVRFYLPLVPDDPEQPVWSVIRKLSDWIGEGVTSHMRAIARENPLLQGIIDRVDFNATTHGQRDLDDDRLSNLIEAISTKRLGLEDVEADIIGKSYEYLIRKFAEGGGQSAGEFYTPPEVGTIMSRVLQPEPGMEIYDPTCGSGGLLVKCEIAMEETAKGKKRTVAPLKLFGQEFTPETWAMANMNMIIHDMEGQIEIGDTFKNPKFRSKGKLRTFDRVVANPMWNQDWFTEADYDNDELDRFPAGAGFPGKSSADWGWVQHIHASMNATGRAAVVLDTGAASRGSGNAGTNKEKTVRQWFVDHDLIESVLYLPENLFYNTTAPGIVLFLNKAKAHERKGKVFLVNASQVFEKGDPKNFIPEAGIQRIADTLIGWVEAEKLSRIVDHAELKKNDYNISPSRYIHTSDAETYRPIAEIVEELEAIEAEAKETDQALDRILKQLGIGA, encoded by the coding sequence GTGGCAAACAATAACGGTAAAGACAAATCCCTCGAATCCTGGATCTGGGACGCCGCGTGTTCTATCCGAGGCGCCAAGGACGCGCCGAAATACAAGGATTACATCCTCCCCCTCATTTTCACCAAGCGCCTCTGCGACGTCTTCGACGACGAACTGAACCGCATCGCTGCCGAGGTCGGCTCGCGCAAGAAGGCCTTCCAGCTCGCCAAAGCCGACCACAAACTCGTCCGCTTCTACCTCCCCCTGGTGCCGGACGATCCCGAGCAGCCGGTCTGGTCCGTGATCCGCAAGCTGTCGGATTGGATCGGCGAAGGCGTCACCAGCCACATGCGCGCCATCGCCCGGGAAAACCCACTGCTGCAGGGCATCATCGACCGCGTTGACTTCAACGCCACCACCCACGGCCAGCGCGACCTCGACGACGACCGCCTCTCCAATCTCATCGAGGCCATCAGCACCAAGCGCCTCGGGCTCGAAGACGTCGAGGCCGACATCATCGGCAAGAGCTACGAATACCTGATCCGCAAGTTCGCCGAAGGCGGCGGCCAGAGCGCCGGCGAGTTTTACACCCCGCCCGAGGTCGGCACCATTATGTCCCGCGTGCTCCAGCCCGAGCCCGGCATGGAAATCTACGACCCCACCTGCGGCTCCGGCGGTCTGCTCGTGAAATGCGAGATCGCCATGGAGGAAACCGCCAAAGGCAAAAAGCGCACCGTTGCCCCGCTGAAACTGTTCGGCCAGGAATTCACCCCCGAGACCTGGGCCATGGCCAACATGAACATGATCATTCATGACATGGAAGGCCAGATCGAGATCGGCGACACCTTCAAGAACCCCAAATTCCGCAGCAAAGGCAAACTCCGCACCTTCGACCGCGTCGTCGCCAATCCCATGTGGAACCAGGACTGGTTCACCGAGGCTGACTACGACAACGACGAACTCGACCGCTTCCCCGCCGGGGCCGGCTTCCCAGGCAAATCCTCCGCCGACTGGGGCTGGGTGCAGCACATCCACGCCAGCATGAACGCCACCGGCCGCGCCGCCGTCGTCCTCGACACCGGCGCCGCCTCGCGCGGATCGGGCAATGCCGGCACCAACAAGGAAAAGACCGTCCGCCAGTGGTTCGTCGACCACGACCTCATCGAGAGCGTGCTCTACCTGCCCGAAAACCTCTTCTACAACACCACCGCCCCCGGCATCGTGCTGTTCTTGAACAAGGCCAAGGCGCATGAGCGCAAGGGCAAAGTCTTCCTCGTCAATGCATCGCAGGTTTTCGAAAAGGGCGACCCCAAGAACTTCATCCCCGAAGCCGGCATCCAGCGCATCGCCGACACCCTCATCGGCTGGGTCGAAGCCGAAAAACTCAGCCGCATCGTCGACCACGCCGAACTGAAGAAAAACGACTACAACATCTCCCCCAGCCGCTACATCCACACCTCGGATGCCGAAACCTACCGGCCCATTGCTGAGATCGTCGAGGAACTGGAGGCCATCGAGGCCGAGGCCAAGGAAACCGACCAGGCTCTCGACAGAATTCTCAAACAACTCGGAATTGGTGCATGA
- a CDS encoding ATP-binding protein — protein sequence MRIFISSVQKEFAAERKALAEYLSGDPLLRRFFETFLFERDVPASDRRPDAVYLDEVRNCDLYLGLFGDDYGWENKDGLSPTHLELNEATRQGKTRLIFVKGADDDAKHPKMRALIRDAGDTLVRRRFNSSEELVAAVYASLVRILEERELIRLGPFDATFCRNATLDDLDQDKITRFLGLARRGRNFLLPEDTPPHEVLTHLNLLDKGRPTHAAILLFAKQPQRFLITSEVKCAHFHGYEVAKPIPSYQVYKGTVFDLVDQAKDFVLSKIDLWVGTREHGTQAPTKYEIPQEVVAEAIVNAVVHRDYTSNASVQVMLFKDRLEIWNPGSLPPTLTLEKLRGPHASVPHNPLLAEPMYLTKYIERMGTGIRDMIHRCRKAGLPEPEIRLDGGSFVLTIRRPASGSATPSGQAKDQGGQLESRLGSRLESRLESRLESRLESRLESALAAKVMLAIQPQPLGKAAIAPILGHKTVSGELHKQIKRMVDGGLIEPTIPEKPSSRLQKYRLTAKGQALLAELEKPGGNA from the coding sequence ATGAGGATCTTCATCAGCAGCGTCCAGAAGGAATTCGCCGCCGAGCGCAAGGCGCTGGCCGAATACCTATCCGGCGACCCGCTGCTGCGGCGTTTCTTTGAGACGTTTCTCTTCGAGCGCGATGTCCCCGCTTCCGACCGTCGGCCCGATGCCGTCTATCTCGATGAAGTCCGGAACTGCGATCTCTACCTTGGACTCTTTGGAGACGACTACGGCTGGGAAAACAAGGACGGCCTCTCGCCCACCCACCTCGAATTGAACGAGGCTACCCGGCAGGGCAAGACCCGCCTGATCTTCGTCAAGGGCGCGGACGATGATGCCAAGCACCCGAAAATGCGCGCCTTGATCCGCGACGCCGGGGACACGCTTGTCCGGCGGCGTTTCAATTCCTCCGAAGAACTTGTCGCCGCCGTCTATGCGAGCCTGGTCCGGATACTTGAAGAGCGCGAGCTGATCCGTTTGGGGCCCTTCGATGCCACGTTCTGCCGGAACGCCACGCTCGACGACCTGGACCAGGACAAGATCACCCGCTTTCTCGGGCTGGCCCGCCGTGGGCGCAATTTCCTGTTGCCGGAGGACACGCCGCCCCATGAGGTGCTGACCCACCTCAACCTGCTCGACAAGGGGCGGCCGACCCATGCCGCCATCCTGTTGTTCGCCAAACAGCCGCAACGCTTCCTGATCACGTCCGAGGTGAAATGCGCCCACTTCCACGGCTATGAAGTGGCCAAGCCCATCCCTTCCTATCAGGTGTACAAGGGCACGGTCTTCGACCTCGTGGACCAGGCCAAGGATTTCGTGCTCTCCAAAATCGATCTCTGGGTCGGCACCCGCGAGCACGGCACCCAGGCGCCCACGAAATACGAAATCCCGCAGGAGGTTGTCGCCGAGGCCATCGTCAACGCCGTCGTGCATCGCGACTACACCAGCAACGCCAGCGTGCAGGTAATGCTCTTCAAGGACCGGCTGGAAATCTGGAACCCCGGTTCCCTGCCGCCCACGCTGACCCTCGAAAAACTGCGCGGCCCGCACGCCTCCGTCCCGCACAACCCGCTGCTCGCCGAGCCCATGTATCTCACCAAATACATCGAGCGCATGGGCACCGGCATCCGCGACATGATCCACCGTTGCCGCAAGGCCGGGCTTCCCGAACCTGAAATCCGGCTGGATGGCGGCTCCTTCGTCCTGACGATCCGCAGACCGGCCTCTGGGTCGGCGACCCCGTCGGGACAAGCTAAGGACCAAGGCGGACAGCTAGAGTCACGGCTAGGGTCACGGCTAGAGTCACGGCTAGAGTCACGGCTAGAGTCACGGCTAGAGTCACGGCTAGAGTCGGCTTTGGCCGCCAAGGTCATGCTGGCCATCCAACCGCAGCCTCTCGGCAAAGCCGCCATTGCGCCGATCCTCGGACACAAAACGGTCTCCGGCGAACTCCACAAGCAGATCAAGCGCATGGTGGACGGCGGCCTCATCGAGCCCACCATCCCCGAAAAACCCAGCAGTCGCCTCCAGAAATACCGGCTCACCGCCAAGGGCCAGGCATTGCTGGCGGAGTTGGAAAAGCCGGGGGGCAATGCATGA
- a CDS encoding metallophosphoesterase → MRIAYASDLHLEFDSSLTLTGLSGADVLVLAGDVDTMPEYYAEFLRKLRLAYAGPVIFVLGNHEYYHGVFPDDRQKYRDAIAHDRQAFLLENESVVIGGTRFLGATLWTDFASGKQMRNCRHMMSDFEVIHDGLAPCQGPTVAFSKRWRHGDARLPYS, encoded by the coding sequence ATGCGCATTGCCTACGCCTCCGACCTCCACCTGGAGTTCGATTCATCCCTCACGCTGACCGGCCTTTCCGGTGCCGACGTGCTGGTCCTGGCCGGTGATGTGGACACCATGCCGGAGTATTACGCGGAGTTTTTGCGCAAGTTGCGTCTGGCCTACGCCGGTCCCGTGATTTTTGTGCTGGGGAACCACGAATATTACCATGGCGTATTCCCCGATGACCGGCAGAAGTACCGGGACGCCATCGCCCATGACCGCCAGGCGTTTCTGCTGGAAAACGAGTCGGTGGTGATCGGTGGCACCCGTTTCCTGGGTGCTACCCTCTGGACGGACTTCGCCAGCGGGAAACAGATGCGCAACTGTCGGCACATGATGTCCGACTTCGAGGTGATTCATGATGGGCTTGCACCCTGCCAAGGGCCGACGGTGGCTTTTTCCAAACGATGGCGACATGGCGATGCCCGTTTGCCGTATTCGTGA
- a CDS encoding plasma-membrane proton-efflux P-type ATPase: MTIHPDPTNTPGIPEVLRQLQSDPQRGLSAAEAARRLAQYGANAIPEKHLSPLRQFLGYFWGPIPWMIEIAAVLSAVVAHWADFAIITTLLLVNAGVGFWQEHKAGNAIALLKRKLALRARVLRDGLWQEIAAQDLVPGDTILLKLGNIIPADVLLLSGDYLSVDQSVLTGESLPVDKGRGDSAYSGSIVGKGEMQGVVTATGLQTFFGKTAQLVERAESVSHFRKAVLAIGNFLIVSALVLIAVILFVALAIRHEPMIRTILFALILTVAAIPVALPAVLSVTMAVGAERLARLKAIVSRLVAIEEMAGMDVLCADKTGTLTQNRLTLGEPVVIGAHDADELILAAALASERDTGDPIDTAVLGGLPASAPLASYSVLKYQPFDPVSKRSEAEVAAGAERFRVAKGAPQVILDLAQPDVGTRQTVTRQIDALAEKGYRTLGVARKDGDGTWRFLGLLPLFDPPREDSAQTITAGQRMGIDIKMVTGDHLAIAKQVSTLLHLGQNIVPAEALSTDVRTAQTQAEQADGFAQVFPEHKFAIVKALQARNHIVGMTGDGVNDAPALKQADVGIAVSGATDAARAAADLVLTAPGLTVIVDAVEEARRIFARMNSYAIYRIAETIRVLLFMSLSILVFNFYPVTAVMIVMIALLNDFPIMMIAYDNAPTAPQPVRWDMTRVLIISILLGVLGVVASFSLFWIAETYLHLPVGVIRTLIFLKLLVAGHLTIFLTRNTGAIWQRPWPSWSFFNVTIATKVIGTFAAVYGWLIPPIGWGYALLVWAYALVWFLINSGAKIIAYRALDAYRKSSTR, from the coding sequence ATGACCATCCATCCAGACCCGACAAACACCCCCGGTATTCCGGAAGTCCTCCGGCAATTGCAGAGCGATCCCCAGCGCGGGTTGTCGGCGGCGGAGGCCGCCCGTCGCCTGGCCCAATATGGGGCGAACGCCATTCCCGAAAAACACCTCAGCCCGCTCCGCCAGTTTCTGGGCTATTTCTGGGGTCCCATTCCCTGGATGATCGAAATCGCCGCGGTGCTTTCCGCCGTGGTGGCACATTGGGCGGACTTCGCCATCATCACGACCCTCCTGCTGGTAAACGCCGGCGTGGGCTTCTGGCAGGAACACAAGGCTGGCAACGCCATCGCCCTGCTCAAACGGAAGCTGGCGCTGCGGGCGCGGGTCCTGCGCGACGGCCTTTGGCAAGAGATCGCCGCGCAGGACCTGGTGCCGGGCGACACCATCCTCCTGAAGTTGGGAAACATCATTCCCGCCGACGTGCTGCTGCTGAGCGGCGATTACCTCAGTGTCGATCAATCGGTCCTGACGGGGGAATCCCTGCCGGTGGACAAGGGGCGGGGGGATAGCGCCTATTCCGGTTCCATCGTGGGCAAGGGCGAGATGCAGGGTGTGGTGACGGCAACGGGTCTGCAGACCTTTTTCGGCAAGACTGCGCAACTGGTGGAGCGGGCGGAGAGCGTCTCCCATTTCCGCAAGGCGGTGCTCGCCATCGGCAACTTCCTGATCGTTTCGGCCCTGGTCCTCATCGCGGTGATCCTCTTCGTGGCTCTGGCGATCCGTCATGAACCCATGATCCGGACGATCCTCTTTGCCCTGATCCTGACCGTGGCCGCCATCCCCGTCGCCCTGCCCGCCGTTTTATCGGTGACCATGGCTGTCGGGGCGGAGCGGTTGGCACGGCTGAAAGCCATCGTCTCGCGCCTGGTGGCCATCGAGGAGATGGCCGGCATGGATGTGCTCTGCGCCGACAAGACCGGTACCCTCACCCAGAACCGCCTCACCCTCGGTGAACCCGTGGTGATCGGGGCCCACGATGCAGATGAGCTGATCCTCGCCGCCGCTTTGGCCTCCGAGCGGGATACGGGCGACCCCATCGACACCGCCGTGCTGGGCGGTTTGCCCGCCTCCGCCCCGTTGGCTTCCTATTCCGTCCTGAAATATCAACCCTTTGATCCGGTAAGCAAGCGCAGTGAGGCGGAGGTGGCGGCAGGCGCCGAGCGCTTTCGCGTAGCCAAGGGCGCCCCGCAGGTCATCCTGGATCTGGCGCAGCCGGATGTCGGCACCAGGCAGACGGTCACCCGCCAGATCGATGCATTGGCGGAAAAGGGCTACCGTACCCTGGGAGTGGCACGAAAGGATGGGGATGGCACCTGGCGCTTCCTCGGTCTCTTGCCCTTGTTCGATCCACCGCGGGAAGATTCGGCGCAAACCATCACGGCGGGCCAACGGATGGGGATCGACATCAAGATGGTCACCGGCGATCACTTGGCCATCGCCAAGCAGGTTTCCACGCTGCTGCATCTGGGGCAAAACATCGTTCCGGCCGAAGCCCTCTCCACCGATGTCCGCACCGCGCAGACCCAAGCCGAACAGGCCGACGGTTTCGCCCAGGTCTTTCCGGAGCATAAGTTCGCCATCGTCAAGGCATTGCAGGCCAGAAACCATATCGTCGGCATGACCGGAGACGGCGTCAACGACGCCCCCGCGTTGAAGCAGGCCGACGTCGGCATCGCCGTCAGCGGCGCCACCGACGCCGCCCGCGCCGCGGCCGATCTGGTGCTCACCGCACCCGGCCTGACGGTCATCGTCGACGCCGTCGAGGAGGCGCGCAGGATCTTCGCCCGCATGAACAGCTACGCCATCTATCGGATCGCCGAGACGATCCGGGTCCTGCTCTTCATGAGCCTGTCGATCCTGGTATTCAACTTCTATCCGGTCACCGCGGTGATGATCGTCATGATCGCCCTACTCAATGATTTTCCCATCATGATGATCGCTTACGACAACGCCCCCACGGCGCCCCAGCCGGTGCGCTGGGACATGACACGAGTGCTGATCATCTCCATCCTCCTCGGCGTGCTGGGCGTCGTCGCCTCCTTTTCCCTGTTCTGGATTGCCGAAACCTACCTGCATTTGCCGGTGGGCGTCATCCGCACCCTGATTTTCCTGAAACTGCTGGTGGCTGGCCACCTGACCATCTTCCTGACCCGCAACACCGGCGCCATCTGGCAGCGGCCCTGGCCGAGCTGGAGCTTTTTCAACGTCACCATCGCCACCAAGGTCATCGGCACCTTCGCCGCCGTCTACGGCTGGCTCATTCCCCCCATCGGCTGGGGCTATGCCCTGCTGGTATGGGCCTACGCCCTGGTCTGGTTCCTGATCAACAGCGGGGCCAAGATCATCGCTTATCGGGCGCTGGACGCCTATCGCAAGTCGTCAACGCGTTGA
- a CDS encoding chloride channel protein: protein MANDSFLPADMDTLVMERDVQGWQGVFRTNPAFHLVLAFFVGIVAGLGAVAFRRLIGLMHNAFFFGQISSRFDDLRHSAASFWGLGVVLVPVLGGLVVVWLVRTFAPEAKGHGVPEVMDAIYYGSGVIRPVVVLVKALASSISIGSGGSVGREGPIIQIGAAFGSSLAQWLRLQEWQRLGLIAAGAGAGIAATFNTPVGGILFAIELMLVEVSARTLVPVMIATGTAAFVSRLFLGDYPSFIISQHIINRTMHQSAGAYAAYVLLGLLAGGAGLLFTSSLYWTEDRFERWIKNPYARHAAGMLGVGLVIYFMITFTGHYYVEGVGYATVQDVLDGAITHPGFLLLLLLLKILTFSVTLGSGGSGGVFSPSLYVGAVLGGLYAVIANHLLPGIGISMTIAAALGMAGMVAASTGAAVTGAVMIFEMTSDYHIIIPLIIVASLAFGVRRLITRETIYTRKLIRRGHFIPEARHSNLYLMRPAGEFMETPLIRVKGSRTLADIAVLLHRGREIPHILVLEGTQPRAVLTAPRVRELLRHRQTSTPIGNFASEDWFSVPVDCQIYDLVARFRATHQECALLCRIDPPEHHEDVIAIVTIEDVLAYTSLPMRLLRPHAAQ, encoded by the coding sequence ATGGCCAACGATTCTTTCCTGCCCGCCGATATGGATACCCTCGTCATGGAACGCGACGTCCAGGGATGGCAGGGGGTGTTTCGGACGAACCCGGCCTTTCATCTGGTGCTGGCGTTCTTTGTGGGGATTGTCGCGGGCTTGGGTGCGGTCGCTTTCCGACGCCTCATCGGTCTGATGCATAATGCCTTCTTCTTCGGTCAGATTTCCTCACGCTTTGATGACTTGCGGCATTCCGCAGCCAGCTTCTGGGGTTTAGGGGTAGTGCTGGTCCCCGTTCTCGGCGGACTGGTGGTGGTCTGGCTCGTCCGGACTTTTGCGCCAGAAGCCAAAGGGCACGGCGTACCCGAAGTGATGGATGCCATTTATTATGGGAGCGGCGTTATTCGGCCCGTGGTGGTTCTGGTGAAGGCGCTCGCGTCTTCTATCAGTATCGGCAGTGGCGGATCGGTAGGACGGGAGGGGCCGATTATTCAGATTGGAGCCGCCTTCGGCTCCAGCCTGGCCCAGTGGTTGCGGTTGCAAGAATGGCAGAGACTGGGGCTGATTGCGGCGGGAGCGGGCGCCGGCATTGCCGCGACGTTCAACACACCGGTGGGCGGCATATTGTTTGCGATCGAGCTCATGCTGGTTGAAGTCAGTGCGCGAACCCTTGTTCCGGTCATGATCGCCACAGGTACCGCCGCCTTCGTATCACGCCTGTTTCTGGGTGATTATCCGTCGTTTATCATCTCTCAGCACATCATCAACCGGACCATGCACCAAAGCGCCGGTGCCTATGCCGCCTATGTTCTGCTCGGTCTTTTGGCGGGCGGGGCCGGCCTGCTGTTCACAAGCAGTCTCTATTGGACGGAGGATCGCTTCGAGCGCTGGATCAAAAATCCCTACGCACGACACGCCGCGGGCATGCTGGGCGTAGGCTTGGTCATTTATTTCATGATCACCTTTACCGGTCACTACTATGTAGAAGGCGTGGGTTATGCGACGGTTCAGGATGTTCTCGACGGCGCCATTACGCATCCCGGTTTTCTCCTGCTCCTGCTTTTACTGAAGATCCTGACTTTTTCCGTTACACTGGGTTCCGGAGGGTCGGGTGGTGTATTCTCTCCCTCACTGTATGTCGGGGCAGTCCTGGGCGGGCTATATGCCGTCATCGCCAATCATTTACTGCCGGGAATCGGGATCAGTATGACCATCGCGGCCGCCTTGGGGATGGCCGGGATGGTCGCCGCGTCTACCGGTGCCGCCGTTACTGGTGCCGTGATGATTTTTGAAATGACCAGCGACTACCACATTATCATCCCCTTGATTATCGTTGCCTCTCTGGCCTTTGGAGTCCGTCGATTGATCACCAGGGAGACGATTTACACGCGCAAACTGATCCGCCGCGGTCATTTTATCCCTGAGGCGCGGCACAGCAATCTCTACCTGATGCGTCCGGCTGGAGAGTTTATGGAGACCCCGCTGATCCGGGTAAAAGGTAGCAGGACGCTGGCGGATATTGCGGTACTGCTCCATCGCGGCCGTGAAATACCACACATCCTGGTCCTCGAAGGGACGCAACCCCGTGCGGTACTGACCGCCCCGCGCGTGCGTGAGCTGCTGCGACACCGACAAACCTCGACCCCCATAGGGAATTTTGCCAGCGAGGATTGGTTTAGTGTTCCTGTGGATTGCCAAATATATGACTTGGTCGCCAGATTCCGTGCCACCCATCAGGAATGCGCGCTACTCTGCCGGATCGATCCCCCGGAACATCACGAAGATGTTATCGCTATTGTGACGATTGAGGATGTGCTGGCCTACACCTCCCTGCCCATGCGCTTGCTACGCCCTCACGCGGCGCAATGA